From Bradyrhizobium sp. NDS-1, the proteins below share one genomic window:
- a CDS encoding alpha/beta hydrolase, translating to MSGRGALRHCLVTLVLLLVGTALAVAQPFTRRSSQMQHDGLKKSYEISNFRLGGKYDLANPSKWESGGEGGVTLESLGGGKLRTAYIAIGNARRNAAGEITNAIVINSYYSGDSTDMYEQWVKGAPLSGGVPIIGPGRPIDTDRYYVIMVDPLGTWGASKPSDGLGIKFPQYSYYDMVQANYRLLRDELKVARVALVSGVSMGGTQTYVWGVMHPEYINALMPIGGTTQSDGDDPVGNWTFQMMTAAIESDPVWQASKGDYYKLPKEKHPVPGVAFGWSILGMTGYDFAYRTTQNWAAVQPEIFYWDSPNEKAGLNVTNRAKLYDAVDLVWRNRVGETHNVNPYLGRIQARTLVMHITNDLWLNFKLAEKAVDRVPGADLIAQESPVAHYGVFPIVNQRKNDPKFVAFMDDVAALDRAQTFVDKNYRVPGVAEKIDASKSFWKDFVTYPYPVKYANAKDKNGTTWQIGYMDEYAGTDRDPKALVIIHGKGAFGGHYGNVMQYPLRSGVRVIVPDLPHYGMSGPGNLDKSPARTMQDMREVIYDLVVNQLGVKKAYYLGHSLGGQFVMGYALTWPDAVQGLALEAPSGLEEYPRDITIAKDKKARLFDDAFGRDFEKWKQAWDQTGILAAEKARNEQNIRDFFYFKKRDPDTNAVSAAKSGYFFGDSEYARFHTEQRVGLTKGNPKELEQWCNVFIFDVYTIGAELQQDDPKNLYERLTQIKAPIFLAFGDKEPFIPTPAFNGLTDLGRDVITPFMTRMTNAGNRPMLKVYPETGHFIHTDNPVEYSADVVDFVTKGTVDTSSPLGTDRMIKGAVVSALPVAPTPPGAAPTAGLNK from the coding sequence ATGTCCGGAAGAGGCGCTCTGAGGCATTGCCTCGTCACCCTCGTTCTGCTGCTCGTCGGCACGGCTCTCGCCGTTGCCCAGCCCTTCACGCGGCGCTCGTCGCAGATGCAGCACGATGGTTTGAAGAAGTCCTACGAGATCTCCAACTTCCGCCTCGGTGGAAAGTACGATCTCGCCAATCCGTCCAAATGGGAGAGCGGCGGTGAAGGCGGCGTCACGCTGGAATCGCTCGGCGGCGGTAAGCTGCGGACGGCCTACATCGCGATTGGCAATGCACGCCGCAACGCCGCAGGCGAGATCACCAATGCGATCGTCATCAACTCCTATTATTCGGGCGATTCTACCGACATGTACGAGCAGTGGGTCAAGGGCGCACCGCTCTCGGGCGGCGTGCCGATCATTGGCCCGGGCCGGCCGATCGATACCGACCGCTACTACGTGATCATGGTCGATCCGCTCGGTACCTGGGGCGCAAGCAAGCCGTCCGACGGCCTCGGCATCAAGTTCCCGCAGTATAGCTATTACGACATGGTGCAGGCGAACTACCGATTGTTGCGCGACGAGCTGAAAGTTGCGCGCGTCGCGCTGGTGTCCGGCGTCTCCATGGGTGGCACGCAGACCTATGTCTGGGGCGTCATGCATCCCGAATACATCAACGCGCTGATGCCGATTGGCGGCACGACGCAGTCGGACGGCGACGATCCCGTCGGCAACTGGACCTTCCAGATGATGACGGCGGCGATCGAATCCGATCCGGTGTGGCAGGCGAGCAAGGGCGATTATTACAAGCTGCCCAAGGAGAAGCATCCGGTCCCCGGCGTTGCGTTCGGCTGGTCGATCCTCGGCATGACGGGGTATGACTTCGCCTACCGCACGACCCAGAATTGGGCTGCCGTCCAGCCCGAAATTTTCTATTGGGACTCGCCGAACGAGAAGGCCGGCTTGAACGTCACCAATCGTGCCAAGCTTTACGACGCGGTCGATCTCGTCTGGCGTAACCGGGTTGGCGAGACGCACAACGTCAATCCTTATCTCGGCCGCATCCAGGCGCGGACGCTGGTGATGCACATCACCAACGATCTCTGGCTGAACTTCAAGCTGGCCGAGAAGGCCGTCGATCGCGTGCCCGGCGCAGACCTCATCGCGCAGGAAAGCCCGGTCGCCCATTACGGCGTCTTCCCGATCGTCAACCAGCGCAAGAACGATCCTAAATTCGTCGCCTTCATGGACGACGTCGCAGCGCTCGATCGTGCACAAACGTTCGTCGACAAGAACTATCGCGTGCCGGGCGTGGCCGAGAAGATCGACGCGAGCAAATCCTTCTGGAAGGACTTCGTGACCTATCCCTATCCGGTGAAATACGCCAACGCGAAGGACAAGAACGGCACCACCTGGCAGATCGGCTACATGGACGAATATGCGGGGACCGACAGGGACCCGAAGGCGCTTGTCATCATCCACGGCAAGGGTGCTTTCGGCGGGCATTACGGCAACGTCATGCAGTATCCCCTGCGCAGCGGAGTTCGCGTGATCGTGCCTGATCTGCCGCATTACGGCATGTCCGGACCCGGCAATCTCGACAAGAGCCCGGCACGCACCATGCAGGATATGCGCGAGGTCATCTACGACCTCGTGGTCAACCAGCTCGGCGTCAAGAAGGCCTACTACCTCGGCCATTCGCTCGGGGGCCAGTTCGTCATGGGCTACGCCTTGACGTGGCCGGATGCGGTGCAGGGGCTCGCGCTGGAAGCGCCGTCCGGCCTTGAGGAATATCCGCGCGACATCACCATCGCCAAGGACAAGAAGGCGCGCCTGTTCGACGACGCCTTCGGCCGTGACTTCGAGAAGTGGAAGCAGGCCTGGGACCAGACCGGAATCCTGGCCGCCGAGAAGGCGCGGAACGAGCAGAACATCCGCGACTTCTTCTACTTCAAGAAGCGCGACCCCGACACCAACGCCGTGTCCGCGGCCAAGAGCGGCTACTTCTTCGGCGACAGCGAATATGCCCGCTTCCACACCGAGCAGCGCGTCGGGTTGACCAAGGGCAACCCGAAGGAGCTCGAGCAGTGGTGCAACGTCTTCATCTTCGACGTCTACACGATCGGGGCCGAGCTCCAGCAGGACGATCCGAAGAACCTCTACGAGCGGCTTACGCAGATTAAGGCGCCGATCTTCCTGGCCTTTGGCGACAAGGAGCCGTTCATCCCGACGCCCGCCTTTAACGGCCTGACGGACCTCGGACGCGACGTCATTACGCCGTTCATGACCCGCATGACCAATGCGGGCAACCGACCGATGCTGAAGGTCTATCCGGAGACAGGTCATTTCATCCACACGGACAATCCGGTTGAATATTCTGCCGACGTGGTGGATTTCGTCACCAAGGGCACCGTGGACACCTCGTCCCCCCTCGGCACCGACCGCATGATCAAGGGGGCCGTGGTCTCGGCCCTCCCCGTGGCGCCGACGCCGCCGGGCGCCGCGCCGACGGCTGGCTTGAACAAATAG
- a CDS encoding alpha/beta fold hydrolase translates to MPFLDHGSYRIRYELEGPAGAPTYVLVNGLTQYAELWAAYRDALVARHFRVATFDLLGQGGSDKPALFINQDDQVTALRLLIDELGDGPVFLSGISFGGLIALRYAIAHGKRLSGLVPMSCFAELSPQLLLIGNALRTGLILGGTGYLQDLLLPMNLSDRWLTPLLDKLDSVKRQGWLVNDVYALQNLMESFLDFQPLTPQLSSISVPTMILNGEFDFLTPRPLHETLRVEIPDSALVIIPKAYHAFTLEKGALTADLLARFAENVLAGNWQGNKAVWIAPEDPGGALTPFPAGYDHLRAIPVQRTAT, encoded by the coding sequence ATGCCTTTCCTCGATCACGGCTCATATCGGATACGCTATGAGCTGGAAGGGCCGGCCGGCGCGCCCACTTATGTCCTCGTCAACGGCCTGACCCAGTATGCCGAGTTGTGGGCTGCCTACCGCGATGCACTCGTGGCCCGACATTTTCGCGTTGCGACATTCGACCTGCTGGGGCAAGGCGGGTCCGACAAGCCTGCCCTCTTCATCAACCAGGATGACCAGGTTACGGCACTTCGTCTCCTTATCGACGAGCTGGGCGACGGACCGGTCTTCCTCAGTGGCATCAGCTTCGGCGGCCTGATCGCGCTGCGCTATGCCATCGCGCATGGCAAGCGTCTGTCCGGCCTGGTGCCCATGAGCTGCTTTGCGGAACTCTCACCGCAATTGCTGCTGATCGGCAATGCCTTGCGCACCGGCCTCATTCTCGGCGGCACCGGCTATCTCCAGGATCTGCTGCTGCCCATGAACCTGTCCGACCGATGGTTGACGCCGCTCCTGGACAAGCTCGACAGCGTCAAGCGGCAGGGCTGGCTCGTCAACGACGTCTACGCGCTTCAGAACCTGATGGAATCTTTCCTCGACTTCCAGCCACTGACGCCGCAGCTCTCGTCGATCTCCGTCCCGACCATGATCCTCAACGGCGAGTTCGACTTCCTGACGCCGCGGCCTCTGCATGAAACGCTCAGGGTCGAAATTCCGGACAGCGCCTTGGTGATCATTCCGAAGGCGTATCATGCGTTTACGCTCGAGAAGGGCGCGCTTACTGCCGACCTGCTGGCACGCTTCGCCGAGAACGTGCTGGCCGGAAACTGGCAGGGCAACAAGGCAGTCTGGATCGCCCCGGAAGACCCGGGCGGCGCGCTTACGCCGTTCCCGGCCGGCTACGATCATCTGCGCGCGATCCCCGTTCAGAGGACGGCGACATGA
- a CDS encoding CoA transferase subunit A translates to MKAVSIEEAVAMIPSGATVMVGGFMGVGTPERLLDEMVRQHKTGLSLISNDAATPGKGVGKLFEASLVSRLTATHIGLNPKAQQQMLANQIAVDLVPQGTFVERIRAGGCGLGGVLTPTGVGTLVAEGKRQIEVDGKPFLLETALRAQFALVHAFLADYLGNLAYALTSRNFNPIMAMAADTVIVTAEHIVPVGVIAPDHVVTPAPLVDYLIANG, encoded by the coding sequence ATGAAGGCCGTCTCCATCGAAGAAGCCGTTGCCATGATCCCATCGGGCGCGACCGTCATGGTGGGCGGGTTCATGGGCGTCGGAACGCCGGAGCGACTGCTCGACGAGATGGTCCGGCAGCATAAGACCGGCCTGTCCCTGATTTCCAACGACGCAGCGACGCCCGGTAAAGGTGTCGGCAAGCTGTTCGAGGCCTCGCTGGTCTCCCGATTGACCGCGACCCATATCGGCCTCAATCCGAAAGCGCAGCAGCAGATGCTGGCGAACCAGATCGCCGTCGATCTCGTGCCGCAAGGCACCTTCGTCGAACGCATTCGCGCCGGCGGATGCGGCCTGGGCGGCGTCCTGACACCGACGGGTGTCGGCACCCTTGTCGCGGAAGGCAAGCGTCAGATCGAGGTCGACGGCAAGCCGTTCCTGCTCGAGACCGCATTGCGGGCCCAGTTCGCGCTGGTACACGCCTTTCTTGCGGATTACCTCGGCAACCTCGCCTATGCGCTGACGTCGCGCAACTTCAACCCGATCATGGCGATGGCTGCCGATACCGTGATCGTGACGGCGGAGCACATCGTGCCCGTCGGCGTCATCGCGCCCGACCACGTCGTGACGCCGGCGCCGCTCGTCGACTACCTCATTGCGAACGGGTGA
- a CDS encoding 3-oxoacid CoA-transferase subunit B: MDPQIVIARRVAKELKSGDLVNLGIGIPTLVANYVPADLKVFFQSENGLIGTGPIPEQGMAHPTLTDAGGRPISALPGASVFDSAMSFGLIRGGHVDVTVLGGLQVDAHGHLANWMIPGKMVPGMGGAMDLVSGAKRVIVAMQHAAKGKSKIVKQCNLPLTSARQVDLVVTDMAVIGFPEGRATLLETAPGVSVGEVLAVTEAELVVPDNVAEMKI; the protein is encoded by the coding sequence ATGGATCCGCAGATCGTCATCGCCCGCCGCGTCGCCAAGGAGCTGAAGAGCGGCGACCTCGTCAATCTGGGCATCGGCATTCCGACGCTGGTTGCGAACTACGTGCCCGCCGATCTGAAAGTGTTCTTCCAGTCGGAGAACGGCCTCATCGGCACCGGTCCGATTCCCGAGCAAGGCATGGCGCATCCGACACTGACCGATGCCGGCGGCCGCCCGATCAGCGCGCTGCCGGGGGCTTCGGTCTTCGACAGCGCGATGTCGTTCGGTCTGATCCGCGGCGGCCATGTCGACGTCACCGTGCTCGGCGGGCTTCAGGTCGACGCGCACGGCCATCTCGCCAATTGGATGATTCCCGGCAAGATGGTGCCGGGCATGGGCGGCGCGATGGACCTCGTCAGCGGCGCCAAGCGGGTGATCGTCGCCATGCAGCACGCCGCCAAGGGCAAATCGAAGATCGTCAAGCAATGCAATTTGCCCCTGACGTCAGCGCGGCAGGTCGACCTGGTCGTGACCGACATGGCCGTGATCGGTTTCCCCGAGGGCAGGGCCACCCTGCTGGAGACCGCGCCCGGCGTCAGCGTCGGCGAGGTCCTCGCGGTAACGGAGGCCGAGCTCGTCGTACCCGACAACGTTGCAGAAATGAAGATCTGA
- a CDS encoding MaoC family dehydratase, producing the protein MRIFGDFNEIKSAVGTEIGASDWVEVTQDRINQFAQATCDEQWIHVDQERAAKEMPGGKTIAHGLLSLALAPLFIRSVIGLKGLRNTLNYGADRIRYLAPVPAGSKLRGRVTVAETEDVPPDGLRVNYHLVIEIEGGKKPACVAELIALHYR; encoded by the coding sequence ATGCGGATATTCGGCGACTTCAACGAGATCAAATCGGCCGTCGGCACCGAGATCGGAGCCAGCGACTGGGTTGAGGTGACACAGGACCGGATCAACCAGTTCGCGCAAGCGACCTGCGACGAACAGTGGATCCACGTCGACCAGGAGCGCGCGGCCAAGGAGATGCCCGGCGGAAAGACCATCGCCCACGGCCTCCTCTCGCTGGCACTCGCGCCGCTGTTCATCCGCTCGGTCATCGGTCTGAAGGGGCTACGCAACACGCTCAACTACGGTGCTGACCGGATCAGATATCTCGCGCCGGTGCCGGCAGGGTCAAAGCTGCGTGGCCGCGTCACCGTGGCGGAGACCGAGGACGTGCCGCCGGACGGCTTGCGTGTGAACTACCATCTCGTGATCGAGATCGAGGGCGGCAAGAAGCCCGCTTGCGTCGCCGAGCTGATCGCCCTGCACTATCGCTGA